Proteins encoded within one genomic window of Terriglobales bacterium:
- a CDS encoding M48 family peptidase, with product MAPKLVRIFEECYRELRPRVAVPAFHVEFFRFANVNNTIRLRDGQVRARISDLLEGAPQPVLRAIAHILVAKLYRKPIEPQHAARYRKYLGSRAMSQKAHLVRQIRGRKLITTPRGHVWDLEAIFDELNQRHFYGLLARPLMTWSQDRARNSLGHYDPAHNAIVVSRIFDHPRVPRYAVEYIVFHEMLHLKHPVRLRGSRRCVHPPAFQAEERTFPRLEEAKQFLKAL from the coding sequence GTGGCCCCGAAATTGGTCCGGATTTTTGAGGAGTGCTACCGCGAGTTGCGGCCGCGCGTCGCTGTGCCCGCGTTCCACGTCGAGTTTTTCCGCTTTGCCAACGTCAACAACACCATCCGCCTGCGCGACGGGCAGGTCCGCGCGCGCATCTCCGACTTACTGGAAGGCGCGCCGCAGCCGGTCCTCCGCGCAATCGCTCACATCCTCGTGGCCAAGCTCTATCGCAAACCGATCGAGCCGCAACACGCGGCCCGTTATCGCAAATACCTCGGCAGCCGCGCCATGTCACAGAAAGCGCACCTGGTGCGCCAGATCCGCGGGCGCAAACTCATCACCACGCCCCGCGGACACGTCTGGGACCTGGAAGCCATCTTCGACGAGCTGAACCAGCGCCACTTCTACGGCCTGCTCGCCCGCCCGCTCATGACCTGGAGCCAGGACCGCGCTCGCAACTCGCTCGGCCACTACGATCCGGCGCACAACGCCATCGTCGTGAGCCGCATCTTCGATCACCCGCGCGTCCCGCGCTACGCGGTCGAGTACATCGTCTTCCACGAGATGCTGCACCTCAAGCACCCGGTCCGCCTGCGTGGCAGCCGGCGCTGCGTGCATCCGCCGGCGTTTCAGGCCGAGGAGCGCACCTTCCCGCGTTTGGAGGAAGCGAAACAGTTCCTGAAGGCTCTGTGA
- a CDS encoding GNAT family N-acetyltransferase, with amino-acid sequence MRIVVARSAQEMEQLRAPWEAMQGARGATLFQRFEWNLLAARILGEAPHVVFAERGSGAALIPAAVRGNCLTLLGGGLFDYRDVIATGDGAALRAAWSELASLKLPLRFRAVRGRPSHWDAAMLRAWSGAPGISRERTSAERFARQHARLARALRRLRAAGAELRRADGNAQALLRAIWEQKAAQFGGQRESAFCDPRTIEFLLAAARVSPCDVFFLAAGTQLVAALVAFRDGCVRRFYTTWFDLAWARMSPGSALVFEAARTSLAEGLDADLMTGEQPFKVRLATHSVPLFEVNATAAQVARPGGVDEAATIAA; translated from the coding sequence TTGCGCATTGTTGTGGCCAGATCGGCGCAGGAGATGGAGCAACTGCGGGCGCCGTGGGAAGCGATGCAAGGCGCGCGCGGGGCGACCCTCTTCCAGCGCTTCGAGTGGAACCTGCTGGCAGCGCGGATTCTGGGCGAGGCGCCGCACGTGGTCTTCGCGGAGCGCGGCTCGGGCGCGGCGCTGATTCCGGCGGCAGTCCGCGGGAATTGCCTCACGCTGCTTGGCGGCGGACTGTTCGATTATCGCGACGTAATCGCCACCGGCGATGGCGCTGCGCTGCGGGCGGCGTGGAGCGAACTGGCAAGTCTGAAACTGCCGTTGCGCTTCCGTGCGGTCCGGGGCCGCCCGTCACACTGGGATGCGGCGATGCTTCGCGCCTGGAGCGGCGCGCCGGGGATCAGCAGAGAGAGGACCAGCGCGGAGCGGTTTGCGCGACAGCATGCGCGGCTGGCGCGGGCGCTGCGGCGGTTGCGAGCGGCCGGCGCGGAGCTGAGGCGTGCCGATGGAAACGCGCAGGCGCTGTTGCGCGCGATCTGGGAGCAGAAGGCAGCGCAGTTCGGCGGCCAGCGCGAAAGCGCGTTTTGCGATCCGCGCACCATCGAGTTTCTGTTAGCGGCGGCGCGCGTGAGCCCGTGTGACGTGTTCTTTCTGGCCGCGGGAACGCAGCTGGTGGCGGCGCTGGTGGCGTTTCGCGACGGCTGCGTTCGCCGCTTCTATACGACCTGGTTCGACCTTGCGTGGGCGCGGATGTCGCCCGGATCGGCCCTGGTATTTGAAGCGGCGCGGACGTCGCTGGCGGAAGGCCTCGACGCAGACCTGATGACCGGCGAGCAGCCGTTCAAGGTGCGACTGGCCACGCACTCGGTACCGCTGTTCGAGGTGAATGCGACGGCGGCGCAAGTAGCGCGGCCCGGCGGCGTGGATGAGGCGGCGACGATTGCCGCGTGA
- a CDS encoding acetyl-CoA carboxylase carboxyltransferase subunit alpha: MTSVSTKRARESRDPSSQAAIASGVRFMVQLLRLRAESLWQTATNGGEREVNLASKAQGELERIEKQIEQLEQAAGQNQDARRQLARLHEQVNALRQQIYAHLHAWRITELARHPQRPYTLDYVERIFSDWSEIHGDRAFGDDHALVTGMARFHGQDVMLIGHQKGRDTKQRLYRNFGEANPEGYRKALRVMRLAEKYGRPVITLIDTPGAYPGIGAEERGQAEAIARNLREMARLQVPIVAVITGEGGSGGALGVAVADRVLMMENSIYSVISPEGCASIMWRDPAKKDLAAEALRITASDLTELGCVDGVIPEPEGGAHADHDAAAAMLDQALQRELDALKGIPVETLLNNRYAKFRQMARFFTE; this comes from the coding sequence TTGACCTCTGTTTCCACGAAGCGCGCACGCGAGTCCCGTGACCCTTCGTCGCAGGCGGCGATCGCGTCGGGGGTGCGCTTCATGGTGCAGCTGCTCCGGCTGCGTGCCGAATCTCTGTGGCAAACCGCAACCAACGGCGGTGAAAGGGAAGTGAATTTGGCGAGCAAGGCGCAAGGCGAGCTGGAACGGATCGAAAAGCAGATCGAGCAGCTCGAGCAGGCCGCCGGACAGAACCAGGACGCGCGGCGGCAGCTGGCGCGGCTGCACGAGCAGGTGAACGCTCTGCGCCAGCAGATCTACGCGCACCTGCACGCCTGGCGCATCACCGAACTGGCGCGGCATCCGCAGCGCCCTTACACGCTCGATTACGTGGAGCGCATCTTCTCCGACTGGAGCGAGATCCACGGCGACCGCGCTTTTGGCGACGATCACGCGCTGGTGACGGGCATGGCCCGCTTCCATGGGCAGGACGTGATGCTGATCGGCCACCAGAAGGGCCGCGACACCAAGCAGCGGCTGTATCGCAATTTCGGGGAGGCGAACCCGGAGGGCTACCGCAAGGCGCTGCGGGTGATGCGGCTGGCGGAGAAGTACGGCCGGCCGGTGATCACGCTGATCGATACGCCGGGCGCGTATCCCGGGATCGGCGCCGAAGAGCGCGGCCAGGCCGAGGCGATTGCGCGCAACCTGCGCGAGATGGCGCGGCTGCAAGTTCCTATCGTTGCGGTCATCACCGGCGAAGGCGGATCGGGCGGCGCGCTCGGCGTCGCCGTGGCCGATCGCGTCCTGATGATGGAGAACTCGATTTACTCGGTCATCTCTCCCGAGGGCTGCGCGTCCATCATGTGGCGCGATCCCGCCAAGAAGGACCTCGCGGCAGAGGCGCTGCGCATCACGGCCTCTGATCTGACGGAACTGGGCTGCGTGGACGGCGTTATCCCCGAGCCCGAAGGCGGCGCACACGCCGACCACGATGCCGCCGCGGCGATGCTCGATCAGGCGCTGCAGCGGGAACTGGACGCGCTGAAGGGCATTCCCGTCGAAACGCTCCTCAACAACCGCTACGCCAAGTTCCGCCAGATGGCGCGGTTTTTTACCGAGTAA
- the dnaE gene encoding DNA polymerase III subunit alpha, whose translation MSQFVHLHLHTDYSLLDGACDVDRLVDRVAELGMPAVAVTDHGNIFAAVNFYNAAKARGIKPIVGCELYICKKADHHIERTPPEGDTYNHLLVLAQDEEGYRNLIKITSEASLNGFYYKPRVSKAFLAEHAKGLIGLSGCLKGEVAERLTEEKYDAAREAAGFYRELFGKDNFFLEIQDQGLEAEHRIHPGLFQLEKETGIPLVATNDSHYIGEEDAHAHDVLICVQTGKSLHDANRLKFQGNQFFVKSGGEMARVFKDAPQVLARTLDIAERCSLKLDKVSNPFPPFEVPPGYTLDSYFEHVTREGFARRMESLRRQSAAGKLKHGLAEYEQRLAREIAIIQQVKFSGYLLIVWDFVRFAKERGIPVGPGRGSAAGSLVTYALSITDIDPLENELLFERFLNLERVTMPDIDMDFCMNRRGEVIDYVTQKYGRENVAQIITFGTMGAKAAIKDVGRAMEVPYSDLDQIAKMVPNQLNITLKEALETSPSLQTAYENDNRIRELIDTAMKLEGMVRNSGVHAAGVVIAPQPLTELVPLHKTKNDEIVTAFDMKAVEKLGLLKMDFLGLTTLTILDDAVKLIAQTRGEQLDLRTLPLDDRATYENVFHKGLTSGVFQFESHGMRDVLKRYKPDAVEDLTALNALYRPGPIQGGMIDDFIDRKHGRKKVEYELPELEAILRETLGVIVYQEQVLQIANTLAGYSLGEADLLRRAMGKKIASEMGAQRERFVKGGVARGYPQRKMERIFDLMEQFAGYGFAKSHSAAYALLAYQTAYLKTHYPVEFMAALLTSVTGGTDDVVKYINECREMGIAVEPPDINVSDANFTPHGESIRFGLAAVKNVGRNAIDSVVAARKQVGRFRSIYEFCEKVDLRLLNKRVLESLIKSGAMDSLGRRSQLMAVLDKAMERAQKTQRDKEAGQHGLFGVFSDDAAPAAAANEALPNIPDWDEHQRLAAEKEILGFFITGHPLEKYREKLLDFNALSTEAIAAMKSSTGRDEIVAAGMMSGVRVLKSKRGELYAQGTLEDMSGSVDFLCFSESFKRLQERLKLEVPVLVRAAVRAEEGANTKLLISDVTPLEEAKPKLPKSLRIRVGLESATSSTVDALHSLCAERRGEARVLFDVERPGDFMVVMEPAGYNVQADRAFISRVEELCGRGSVRVID comes from the coding sequence ATGTCCCAGTTCGTTCACCTGCATCTGCATACGGATTACTCGCTGCTGGACGGCGCCTGTGACGTGGACCGGCTGGTGGACCGCGTGGCCGAGCTGGGAATGCCGGCGGTTGCCGTCACAGATCACGGCAACATCTTCGCCGCGGTGAACTTCTACAACGCCGCCAAGGCGCGCGGGATCAAGCCCATCGTGGGGTGCGAGCTGTACATCTGCAAGAAAGCCGATCACCACATCGAGCGCACACCGCCTGAAGGGGACACCTACAACCACCTGCTCGTGCTGGCGCAGGACGAAGAGGGATACCGCAACCTGATCAAGATCACGTCGGAGGCGTCGCTCAACGGCTTCTACTACAAGCCGCGGGTCAGCAAGGCGTTCCTGGCCGAGCATGCCAAGGGGCTGATCGGGCTTTCGGGATGCCTGAAGGGTGAGGTAGCCGAGCGGTTGACGGAGGAAAAGTACGATGCCGCGCGCGAGGCCGCCGGGTTCTATCGCGAGCTGTTCGGCAAAGACAATTTCTTCCTGGAAATCCAGGACCAGGGGCTGGAGGCGGAGCACCGCATCCATCCGGGCCTGTTTCAGCTGGAGAAGGAAACCGGCATTCCCCTGGTGGCGACCAACGACAGCCACTACATCGGCGAGGAAGACGCGCACGCGCACGACGTGCTGATCTGCGTGCAGACGGGCAAGTCCCTGCACGATGCCAACCGGCTCAAGTTCCAGGGCAACCAGTTTTTCGTGAAGAGCGGCGGCGAGATGGCGCGCGTCTTCAAAGACGCGCCGCAAGTACTGGCGCGCACGCTCGACATCGCCGAGCGGTGCAGCCTGAAGCTCGACAAGGTCTCAAACCCGTTCCCGCCCTTCGAGGTCCCGCCCGGGTACACGCTCGACAGCTACTTCGAGCACGTGACGCGCGAGGGCTTTGCGCGGCGCATGGAGTCGCTCCGGAGGCAGAGCGCCGCGGGCAAGCTGAAACATGGCCTGGCCGAATACGAGCAGCGGCTGGCGCGCGAGATCGCCATCATCCAGCAGGTGAAGTTTTCCGGGTATCTGCTGATTGTGTGGGACTTTGTCCGGTTTGCAAAGGAGCGGGGCATACCGGTGGGGCCGGGCCGCGGCTCGGCGGCGGGATCGCTGGTGACCTATGCGCTCTCGATCACCGACATCGATCCGCTGGAGAACGAGCTGCTGTTCGAACGCTTCCTGAATCTGGAACGCGTGACCATGCCGGACATCGACATGGACTTCTGCATGAACCGGCGCGGCGAGGTGATTGATTACGTCACTCAGAAGTATGGGCGCGAGAACGTGGCGCAGATCATCACGTTCGGCACGATGGGAGCCAAGGCGGCGATCAAAGACGTGGGCCGCGCCATGGAAGTGCCCTACAGCGACCTGGACCAGATTGCCAAGATGGTCCCGAACCAGCTCAACATCACGCTGAAGGAGGCGCTGGAGACCTCGCCTTCGCTGCAAACCGCGTATGAGAACGACAACCGCATTCGCGAGCTGATCGATACGGCGATGAAGCTGGAGGGAATGGTGCGCAACTCGGGGGTGCACGCAGCCGGCGTGGTGATTGCGCCGCAGCCGCTCACCGAGCTGGTCCCGCTGCACAAGACCAAGAACGACGAAATCGTGACCGCCTTCGACATGAAGGCGGTGGAGAAGCTCGGCCTGCTGAAGATGGACTTTCTCGGGCTCACCACGCTCACGATTCTCGACGACGCGGTAAAGCTGATCGCGCAGACGCGCGGCGAGCAGCTCGACCTGAGAACGCTGCCACTGGACGACCGGGCGACGTATGAGAACGTGTTCCACAAGGGGCTGACCAGCGGCGTCTTCCAGTTCGAGTCGCACGGCATGCGCGATGTGCTGAAGCGCTACAAGCCGGACGCGGTCGAAGACCTGACGGCGCTGAACGCGCTCTACCGGCCCGGGCCGATCCAGGGCGGCATGATCGATGACTTCATCGACCGCAAACACGGGCGCAAGAAAGTGGAGTACGAGCTGCCGGAGCTGGAAGCGATCCTGCGGGAGACGCTGGGCGTGATCGTCTACCAGGAGCAGGTGCTGCAGATCGCCAACACGTTGGCCGGCTACTCGCTGGGCGAGGCCGATCTGCTGCGCCGCGCGATGGGCAAGAAAATCGCCTCGGAGATGGGGGCGCAGCGCGAGCGCTTTGTGAAGGGAGGCGTGGCGCGCGGGTATCCGCAGCGAAAGATGGAGCGCATTTTCGACCTGATGGAGCAGTTCGCCGGGTACGGCTTCGCCAAGTCGCACTCGGCGGCCTACGCGCTGCTGGCCTACCAGACGGCGTATTTGAAGACGCACTATCCGGTGGAGTTCATGGCGGCGTTGCTGACCTCGGTAACGGGAGGCACCGACGACGTGGTGAAGTACATCAACGAGTGCCGCGAGATGGGGATTGCGGTGGAACCGCCGGACATCAACGTGAGCGACGCCAACTTCACGCCGCATGGCGAGAGCATCCGCTTTGGCCTGGCGGCGGTGAAGAATGTTGGGCGCAACGCGATTGATTCGGTCGTGGCCGCGCGCAAGCAAGTGGGCCGATTCAGGTCCATTTACGAATTCTGCGAGAAGGTTGACCTGCGGCTGCTGAACAAGCGCGTGCTGGAGTCGCTGATCAAGAGTGGCGCGATGGATTCGCTGGGGCGGCGCTCGCAGCTCATGGCCGTGCTCGACAAAGCCATGGAGCGCGCGCAGAAGACGCAGCGCGACAAGGAAGCGGGGCAGCACGGGCTTTTCGGCGTGTTCAGCGACGACGCAGCGCCTGCCGCGGCGGCCAACGAAGCGCTGCCGAACATTCCCGATTGGGACGAGCACCAGCGGCTGGCGGCGGAGAAGGAGATTCTCGGCTTCTTCATCACCGGGCACCCGCTGGAGAAGTATCGCGAGAAGCTGCTCGACTTCAACGCGCTCAGCACGGAAGCCATCGCGGCGATGAAGTCTTCGACCGGCAGGGACGAAATCGTCGCCGCCGGGATGATGAGCGGCGTGCGCGTGCTCAAGTCCAAGCGCGGCGAGCTGTACGCGCAAGGGACGCTGGAGGACATGTCGGGATCGGTGGACTTCCTGTGCTTCTCCGAGTCGTTCAAGCGGCTGCAGGAGCGCCTCAAGCTCGAGGTCCCGGTGCTGGTCCGCGCGGCGGTCCGGGCGGAAGAGGGCGCGAACACCAAGCTCCTCATCAGCGACGTTACGCCGCTGGAGGAGGCAAAGCCGAAGCTACCCAAGTCACTGCGCATCCGCGTCGGGCTGGAGAGCGCCACGTCGAGCACGGTGGACGCGCTGCACTCGCTGTGCGCCGAGCGGCGCGGCGAGGCCCGAGTGTTGTTCGACGTGGAGCGCCCCGGCGACTTCATGGTGGTGATGGAGCCCGCCGGATATAATGTGCAGGCTGACCGCGCATTCATCAGCCGCGTGGAAGAGCTGTGCGGACGCGGCAGCGTCCGCGTCATTGACTGA